In Providencia rettgeri, the following proteins share a genomic window:
- the ispE gene encoding 4-(cytidine 5'-diphospho)-2-C-methyl-D-erythritol kinase: protein MTLTWPSPAKLNLFLYITGQRPDGYHELQTLFQFVDYGDEITITTRDDNHLNLLTDMQGVPPEKNLILRAAKLLQSYCRETLQHRAPLGADIHIHKILPMGGGIGGGSSNAATTLIALNEHWNTQVSDEVLAQLGASLGADVPVFVHGHAAFAEGVGDILTKASPIEKWYLVAHPGIEISTPMIFTDPQLNRNSPKRSLAALLLAPYANDCEPIARKRFREVEQLVSWLLEYAPSRLTGTGACVFSEFETQADALQVLNKAPSWVQGFVAQGVNVSPLHKFRAGITRVLHQ, encoded by the coding sequence ATGACGTTAACATGGCCTTCTCCGGCAAAATTAAATCTTTTTTTATACATCACAGGCCAACGCCCTGATGGTTATCATGAGTTACAAACTCTATTTCAATTTGTTGATTATGGCGATGAAATCACCATCACAACACGTGATGATAACCACTTAAATTTATTGACCGATATGCAAGGGGTTCCCCCCGAGAAAAACCTAATTTTACGCGCAGCTAAATTATTACAGTCCTATTGCCGTGAGACCTTACAGCACAGAGCCCCATTAGGTGCTGATATCCATATCCATAAAATATTACCCATGGGCGGTGGTATTGGTGGGGGCTCATCAAACGCAGCAACCACCTTAATTGCGCTTAACGAACATTGGAACACACAGGTTTCTGATGAAGTCCTTGCACAATTAGGCGCATCATTAGGTGCAGATGTCCCTGTGTTTGTTCACGGGCATGCTGCTTTCGCCGAAGGGGTTGGCGATATTTTAACCAAAGCTTCCCCTATAGAGAAATGGTATCTGGTCGCTCATCCCGGAATTGAAATATCAACCCCGATGATCTTCACAGATCCACAATTAAATCGAAATTCTCCAAAACGCTCCCTAGCCGCATTATTACTGGCTCCGTACGCAAATGACTGCGAACCAATCGCAAGAAAACGTTTTCGTGAGGTTGAACAGCTTGTTTCTTGGCTGTTAGAATATGCTCCGTCTCGCCTTACAGGAACAGGCGCATGTGTTTTTTCTGAATTTGAAACACAAGCGGATGCCCTGCAGGTGTTAAATAAAGCCCCATCGTGGGTGCAAGGGTTCGTCGCTCAAGGCGTTAACGTTTCCCCACTGCACAAGTTCCGCGCTGGGATAACCCGTGTATTGCACCAATAA
- the lolB gene encoding lipoprotein insertase outer membrane protein LolB, whose translation MQLTQTLPFMHINKHFFRLLPLSCVLLTACVTTSQTTTKGTSSASDAKWKAHQQELSQLRDYQTRGSFAYNGGETKTYAKFFWQQYTPEKYRLLLTNPLGSRELELTVEPDLARLTTKDGQTHMSDVPSELIYQLTGMEIPIDDLTAWLTGSPGRATDFTLDENHLLKSVTFKSNSETWQLNYISYDSKTTPMLPNYLELRQGDRLIKLKMDSWTLKK comes from the coding sequence ATGCAATTAACTCAAACTTTGCCCTTTATGCACATAAATAAACATTTTTTTCGCCTATTGCCACTTTCATGTGTCTTGCTAACCGCCTGCGTGACAACGTCACAAACAACCACTAAAGGAACCAGCTCCGCATCCGATGCTAAGTGGAAAGCACATCAACAAGAATTGAGTCAGTTACGTGACTACCAGACACGTGGCTCCTTTGCCTATAATGGAGGGGAGACAAAAACGTACGCTAAGTTTTTTTGGCAACAATATACGCCAGAAAAATACCGTTTATTGTTAACTAATCCGTTAGGCTCCCGCGAACTTGAACTGACCGTTGAACCTGATTTAGCTCGACTCACCACTAAAGATGGCCAAACTCATATGAGTGACGTACCAAGCGAACTTATTTATCAGCTCACTGGTATGGAAATTCCAATTGATGACCTAACCGCATGGTTAACAGGCTCCCCTGGGCGTGCTACTGATTTCACCTTAGATGAAAATCACCTGCTAAAAAGTGTCACATTTAAAAGTAATAGTGAAACATGGCAACTCAACTATATTTCCTATGACAGCAAAACAACACCAATGCTGCCGAATTACCTTGAGTTACGCCAAGGGGACAGGCTTATCAAATTGAAAATGGATAGTTGGACACTGAAAAAATGA
- the hemA gene encoding glutamyl-tRNA reductase: MTLLALGINHKTAPVALRERVTFGPEKIDHALEELLKQPQVNGGVVLSTCNRTELYLSLESQERAQEQLVKWLCDFHGITQKDLQPSLYWHQDDRAVSHLMRVASGLDSLVLGEPQILGQVKKAFALSQGNHSLSSELERLFQKSFSVAKRVRTETDIGANAVSVAFAACTLARQIFESLKHLNILLVGAGETIELVARHLREHGVQKMMIANRTRERAELLANEVNAQVISLSDIDNRLAEADIVISSTASPLPIIGKGMVERAMKVRRSKPMLLIDIAVPRDIEQDVEKLRDVYLYTVDDLESIIAQNLAQRKAAAVEAEYIVEQESSHFMDWLRSQAAVSTIRDYREQAEAIRANMAEKALTAIRQGTDPEQVIMQLSQQLTNRLIHAPTKSLQQAAGNGDIERLNLLRDSLGLDHQ, encoded by the coding sequence ATGACCTTATTAGCCTTAGGCATCAACCATAAAACAGCACCAGTAGCCCTGCGTGAGCGGGTAACATTTGGTCCTGAAAAAATTGACCATGCACTTGAGGAGCTTCTCAAACAGCCTCAAGTTAATGGTGGCGTTGTGCTGTCTACCTGTAATAGAACTGAGCTTTATTTGAGCCTTGAATCACAAGAGCGAGCTCAAGAACAGCTAGTAAAATGGTTGTGTGATTTTCATGGTATAACCCAAAAAGATTTACAGCCAAGTTTATATTGGCACCAAGACGACCGAGCGGTGAGTCACCTAATGCGTGTGGCGAGTGGTTTGGATTCCTTGGTTCTGGGTGAACCGCAAATATTAGGGCAAGTAAAAAAGGCATTTGCACTTTCGCAAGGTAACCATTCGTTATCGAGCGAACTTGAACGCCTTTTCCAAAAATCGTTTTCTGTTGCAAAGCGTGTACGTACAGAAACCGATATTGGTGCAAATGCCGTTTCCGTAGCATTTGCGGCTTGTACGCTTGCTCGTCAAATATTTGAATCACTTAAGCATTTAAATATTTTGTTAGTTGGCGCAGGGGAAACTATTGAACTTGTGGCGCGTCATTTGCGTGAACACGGCGTACAAAAAATGATGATAGCGAACCGAACACGTGAGCGAGCGGAGCTATTGGCCAATGAGGTCAATGCGCAAGTCATTTCGTTATCGGATATTGATAACCGTTTAGCTGAAGCGGATATTGTCATCAGTTCAACGGCGAGTCCTTTACCTATCATTGGGAAAGGGATGGTCGAGCGTGCAATGAAAGTACGCCGTAGCAAACCGATGTTATTAATCGATATTGCCGTTCCACGTGATATCGAACAAGATGTTGAAAAATTAAGAGATGTTTATCTCTATACTGTGGATGATTTAGAGTCTATCATCGCACAGAACCTTGCTCAGCGAAAAGCCGCAGCCGTTGAAGCTGAATACATTGTTGAGCAAGAAAGTAGCCACTTTATGGATTGGTTGCGCTCACAAGCGGCAGTGTCTACAATTCGCGATTACAGAGAACAAGCTGAGGCCATTCGGGCAAACATGGCTGAAAAGGCCTTGACGGCTATCCGTCAAGGTACAGATCCTGAGCAAGTGATCATGCAATTATCGCAACAATTAACCAACCGCCTTATTCACGCTCCAACTAAATCTTTGCAGCAAGCTGCAGGAAATGGCGATATTGAGCGTCTAAATCTACTTAGGGACAGCTTAGGGCTGGACCATCAATAA
- the prfA gene encoding peptide chain release factor 1, whose amino-acid sequence MKPSIVAKLEALQERYEEIEAHLADAGVISDQDRFRALSKEYAQLSDVAKCFSAWRTVQDDIETAEMLLDDPEMKEMAQEELKEAKARNEELEQQLQLLLLPKDPDDEYNCFVEIRAGAGGDEAAIFAGDLFRMYSRYAENNRWRVELMSTSDGEHGGFKEVIAKISGDSVYGRLKFESGGHRVQRVPETESQGRIHTSACTVAILPELPEAELPEISPADLRIDTFRSSGAGGQHVNTTDSAIRITHIPTGIVVECQDERSQHKNKAKAMSVLGARIRQAEMDKRQAAEASERRNLLGSGDRSDRIRTYNFPQGRVTDHRINLTLYRLDEVMEGKLDSLIQPIINEYQADQLSALSEQE is encoded by the coding sequence ATGAAGCCTTCTATTGTCGCAAAACTAGAAGCATTACAAGAACGCTACGAAGAAATTGAAGCGCACCTTGCTGATGCAGGGGTAATCTCCGATCAAGACCGTTTTCGTGCTTTATCAAAAGAATATGCTCAATTATCTGATGTTGCTAAATGTTTTAGCGCGTGGCGCACAGTACAGGATGACATCGAAACAGCTGAAATGTTGTTAGACGATCCTGAAATGAAAGAAATGGCTCAAGAAGAGCTAAAAGAAGCTAAAGCGCGCAATGAAGAGCTTGAACAGCAATTACAATTGTTGCTGTTGCCGAAAGATCCTGATGATGAATATAACTGTTTCGTTGAAATCCGTGCAGGAGCAGGGGGAGACGAAGCAGCAATTTTTGCGGGTGATTTATTCCGTATGTACAGCCGTTATGCGGAAAACAACCGTTGGCGTGTTGAACTCATGAGCACGAGTGATGGTGAACATGGCGGTTTTAAAGAAGTTATCGCGAAAATTTCGGGTGATAGCGTTTATGGACGCTTAAAATTTGAGTCGGGCGGCCATCGTGTTCAACGTGTTCCTGAAACTGAATCTCAAGGTCGTATTCATACATCTGCTTGTACTGTGGCGATTTTGCCTGAGCTACCGGAAGCTGAGTTGCCTGAAATCAGCCCTGCGGACTTACGTATTGATACCTTCCGTTCATCAGGCGCGGGTGGTCAGCACGTTAACACCACCGATTCTGCAATTCGTATTACCCATATACCAACCGGTATCGTTGTTGAGTGCCAAGATGAGCGTTCACAGCATAAAAATAAAGCAAAAGCGATGTCTGTATTAGGTGCACGTATTCGCCAAGCTGAAATGGATAAACGCCAAGCCGCAGAGGCTTCTGAGCGCCGTAATCTTTTAGGTTCTGGTGACCGTTCTGACCGTATTCGTACCTATAATTTCCCTCAAGGCCGAGTGACCGATCACCGTATTAACTTGACGTTATACCGTTTGGATGAAGTAATGGAAGGAAAACTGGATTCTCTTATCCAACCTATCATCAACGAATATCAGGCAGACCAACTTTCTGCGTTGTCTGAGCAGGAATAA
- the prmC gene encoding peptide chain release factor N(5)-glutamine methyltransferase, translated as MQYTEWVKQAANRLSASDSAKRDAEILLEHVTGRSRTYLFAFGETELNVEEFQRAELLLQRREKGEPIAYIVGEREFWSLPLYVSPATLIPRPDTECIVEQALSRLTEQKNHILDLGTGTGAIALALASEMPKSQVIGVDFNPDAVALAQRNQQRLNISNVNFIQSNWFASLSIQQFDMIISNPPYIDENDIHLSEGDVRFEPLTALVAKDEGLADLIYIIKESRKYLKNQGWLLLEHGWTQGLAVRDLFKVHGYTKIETCLDYGGRERISLGQWNG; from the coding sequence ATGCAGTATACCGAATGGGTCAAGCAGGCAGCTAATCGGCTGTCTGCAAGTGACAGCGCGAAGCGAGATGCTGAAATTTTACTGGAACATGTCACAGGCCGTAGTCGTACCTATCTTTTTGCATTTGGGGAGACAGAGCTCAACGTCGAAGAATTCCAACGGGCTGAATTACTTTTGCAACGCCGTGAGAAAGGTGAGCCTATCGCCTATATTGTCGGTGAACGTGAGTTCTGGTCCCTTCCTCTTTATGTCTCTCCTGCAACATTAATACCTCGGCCAGATACTGAATGTATTGTTGAACAAGCCTTATCTCGGTTAACAGAGCAAAAAAATCACATTTTAGATTTAGGCACTGGGACAGGGGCGATTGCATTGGCCTTAGCATCGGAAATGCCGAAAAGTCAGGTTATTGGTGTGGATTTTAATCCTGATGCGGTTGCTTTAGCACAACGAAATCAACAGCGTTTGAATATTTCCAATGTCAATTTTATACAAAGTAATTGGTTTGCTTCACTATCAATTCAACAATTTGATATGATTATCAGTAATCCACCTTATATTGATGAAAATGATATTCACCTCAGTGAAGGTGATGTGCGATTTGAGCCGTTAACCGCTCTGGTGGCTAAGGATGAAGGCTTGGCCGATCTAATTTACATCATTAAAGAATCCAGAAAATATCTTAAAAATCAAGGGTGGTTGCTTCTTGAGCATGGCTGGACACAAGGTCTTGCGGTGCGTGATTTGTTTAAAGTACATGGGTACACCAAAATTGAGACCTGTCTTGATTATGGTGGAAGAGAGCGAATTTCACTCGGTCAATGGAATGGTTAA
- the sirB1 gene encoding invasion regulator SirB1 has protein sequence MKTIANIEFNQLPLSEGIMTVSQCIRHDFPLMKVQAQLDGLVSSAKSCIDLTADNETKIQQLTSLFYQEWSFGPAEGIYLLSDMLWLDKVLSSKQGTPVTLGAIFLYVAERLDIAIYPAIFPTQLLFISERNDGSQWVINPVNGESLSLHTLNLWLKGTVDPFSEFYHDQLDVAENSVVIRKIFDTLKASLMEEKKMELALRVCETLLTLDPEDPYEIRDRGLILAHLDCNHVALSDLNYFIEHCPEDPVSEMIKIQIYSLDNHPIVLH, from the coding sequence ATGAAAACCATAGCGAATATAGAATTTAATCAACTCCCTTTAAGTGAAGGGATCATGACTGTTTCACAATGTATCCGTCATGATTTCCCGCTGATGAAAGTGCAAGCTCAGTTAGACGGCTTAGTCTCATCAGCCAAGTCTTGTATCGATTTAACCGCTGATAACGAAACAAAAATTCAGCAGTTAACCTCACTTTTTTACCAAGAATGGTCATTTGGCCCAGCTGAAGGTATTTATCTGTTATCAGATATGCTATGGCTAGACAAAGTACTGTCATCTAAGCAAGGTACGCCAGTGACACTCGGAGCCATCTTTTTGTATGTTGCCGAGCGCCTTGATATTGCGATTTATCCCGCTATTTTTCCTACACAATTATTATTTATCAGTGAAAGAAATGATGGCAGCCAATGGGTAATTAACCCTGTAAATGGTGAGTCTTTGTCATTACACACATTAAATTTATGGCTCAAAGGAACCGTTGATCCTTTTTCTGAATTTTACCATGACCAATTGGATGTAGCAGAAAACAGCGTTGTCATCCGTAAAATTTTTGACACATTGAAAGCGTCATTAATGGAAGAGAAAAAGATGGAATTAGCGCTGCGAGTTTGTGAAACGCTTCTGACGCTTGACCCTGAAGACCCTTACGAAATTCGTGACCGAGGGTTAATTCTTGCACATTTAGACTGTAATCATGTGGCGTTAAGTGATCTCAATTACTTTATTGAGCACTGCCCAGAAGACCCGGTTTCTGAAATGATTAAAATACAAATTTATTCGTTGGATAATCATCCAATCGTATTACATTAA
- the kdsA gene encoding 3-deoxy-8-phosphooctulonate synthase: MQQKVVNIGDINVANDLPFVLFGGMNVLESRDMAMKVCEHYVTVTQKLGIPYVFKASFDKANRSSIHSYRGPGLEEGMKIFQELKQTFGVKIITDVHEPAQAAPVAEVVDVIQLPAFLARQTDLVAAMAKTDAVINIKKPQFISPGQMGNIVEKFIEGGNDKIILCDRGANFGYDNLVVDMLGFNVMVQASKGCPVIFDVTHALQCRDPFGAASGGRRGQVAELARAGMAVGIAGLFLEAHPDPDNARCDGPSALPLDKLEPFLKQMKAIDEVVKSFPELDTSR; the protein is encoded by the coding sequence ATGCAGCAGAAAGTAGTCAATATTGGTGATATCAATGTCGCGAACGACTTGCCGTTTGTGTTATTTGGTGGAATGAATGTATTAGAATCTCGCGATATGGCGATGAAAGTGTGTGAGCATTATGTCACTGTGACCCAAAAGTTGGGGATCCCTTACGTTTTTAAAGCATCATTTGATAAAGCAAACCGCTCATCAATCCACTCTTACCGTGGCCCAGGTCTTGAAGAAGGAATGAAAATTTTTCAAGAGTTGAAACAAACATTTGGCGTAAAAATCATTACAGATGTTCATGAGCCAGCACAGGCGGCTCCTGTTGCCGAAGTTGTTGATGTTATTCAATTACCGGCTTTCTTGGCTCGCCAAACAGATTTAGTTGCAGCCATGGCTAAAACAGACGCAGTAATTAATATCAAAAAACCTCAGTTTATCAGCCCAGGACAAATGGGAAATATCGTTGAGAAATTTATCGAAGGTGGGAACGATAAAATTATTCTTTGCGATCGCGGTGCAAACTTTGGTTATGACAACCTCGTTGTAGATATGCTTGGTTTTAATGTCATGGTTCAAGCATCAAAAGGCTGTCCTGTCATTTTCGATGTGACCCATGCACTGCAATGCCGCGACCCGTTCGGCGCAGCATCTGGTGGTCGTCGTGGCCAAGTTGCTGAATTGGCAAGAGCTGGAATGGCGGTTGGAATTGCCGGGTTATTCCTTGAAGCGCATCCAGACCCAGACAACGCACGTTGCGATGGCCCATCAGCACTGCCATTAGATAAGCTGGAACCATTCTTAAAGCAAATGAAAGCAATCGACGAAGTTGTAAAAAGCTTCCCTGAGTTAGATACGAGTCGCTAA
- a CDS encoding TIGR01212 family radical SAM protein (This family includes YhcC from E. coli K-12, an uncharacterized radical SAM protein.): MQLTEVVSMFGADLQRRYGEKIYKITLHGGFNCPNRDGTLGRGGCTFCNVASFADESQSSQTISEQIYQQITRISRAKRYLAYFQAYTSTYAEVSLLKQLYEEALLQADIIGLCVGTRPDCVPDSVLSLLSQYQQQGYEIWLELGLQSAHDKTLHRINRGHGFDAYQQTTQKARSLGLKVCTHLICGLPGENAQMNMQTLDKVLECGTDGIKLHPLHIVEGSVMAKSWRAGRLATLSLDEYTEIAGEMVRHTPTDIVYHRISASARKPTLLAPNWCENHWVGMNNLYQYFLKWGGQGSAL; encoded by the coding sequence ATGCAACTCACTGAAGTCGTTTCTATGTTCGGCGCTGATTTGCAGCGCCGATATGGTGAAAAGATTTATAAAATTACCTTACATGGTGGTTTTAATTGCCCAAACCGTGATGGCACCCTCGGGCGAGGAGGCTGCACTTTTTGTAATGTAGCTTCTTTTGCTGATGAAAGTCAGTCATCTCAAACTATTAGTGAACAAATTTACCAACAGATCACCCGAATTTCCCGCGCAAAACGTTATTTAGCTTATTTCCAAGCCTATACCAGCACGTATGCCGAAGTGAGCCTATTAAAACAACTTTATGAAGAAGCCTTACTGCAAGCCGATATTATTGGTTTATGTGTAGGTACGCGTCCTGACTGTGTTCCTGATTCAGTGTTATCTTTGCTAAGCCAATATCAACAGCAAGGCTATGAAATATGGCTTGAGCTAGGTTTACAAAGTGCTCATGATAAAACGCTACATCGTATTAATCGCGGTCATGGTTTTGATGCATACCAACAAACAACGCAAAAAGCCCGCAGCCTTGGGCTAAAAGTGTGTACACATTTGATTTGCGGGTTACCCGGTGAAAATGCCCAAATGAATATGCAAACACTTGATAAAGTCCTTGAGTGCGGAACGGATGGCATCAAACTTCACCCTTTACATATTGTCGAAGGTAGTGTGATGGCCAAAAGTTGGCGAGCAGGACGTTTGGCAACGCTTTCTCTGGATGAATATACTGAAATTGCGGGTGAAATGGTGCGCCATACTCCGACTGACATTGTCTACCACCGTATCAGTGCCAGTGCAAGAAAGCCAACTTTGCTCGCCCCGAACTGGTGTGAAAATCATTGGGTGGGAATGAATAATTTATATCAATATTTCTTAAAATGGGGCGGGCAAGGCTCCGCGCTTTGA
- a CDS encoding tetratricopeptide repeat protein yields the protein MKSNYYKAIIVSSLITFSFQAIAQLDITPEDKQKFVQTHQKAVKKDALAQYQLAQMYFSGLGVLQNLNSARLWANEAAKNGNGDGYALLADINLLSDSYFSQELADARKYATKAVEMGSTRGKISLAESLINPIAGKTDYQQSIELLNEVNALNNPDYFIAPVLLGVIYLDGKGVAKDEKQAQQWFDKANEMTYPGYAEWMAAFKFSEDNTGTVTIDQAKAKKLREIACEKGKNAGNEMFCFSE from the coding sequence ATGAAATCAAATTATTATAAAGCTATTATCGTTTCATCTCTAATTACGTTTTCTTTTCAAGCCATAGCTCAACTTGATATTACTCCTGAAGATAAACAAAAATTTGTACAAACTCACCAAAAAGCAGTCAAGAAAGATGCCCTTGCTCAGTATCAACTTGCTCAAATGTATTTTTCCGGTTTAGGTGTCCTACAAAATCTTAACAGTGCGCGTTTATGGGCAAATGAAGCGGCAAAAAATGGTAATGGGGATGGTTATGCATTATTGGCAGATATCAATCTATTAAGTGATAGTTATTTTTCGCAGGAATTGGCTGATGCCCGTAAATACGCGACAAAAGCGGTTGAAATGGGCAGTACGCGTGGAAAAATCAGTTTAGCAGAGTCATTGATAAATCCAATTGCAGGCAAAACGGATTATCAACAATCGATAGAACTTCTTAATGAAGTTAATGCGTTAAATAACCCGGATTATTTCATTGCGCCTGTTTTGCTTGGTGTTATCTATTTAGATGGTAAAGGCGTTGCAAAAGACGAAAAGCAAGCACAGCAATGGTTTGATAAAGCAAATGAGATGACTTATCCGGGCTATGCAGAGTGGATGGCTGCATTTAAATTTTCTGAAGATAACACAGGAACAGTCACCATCGACCAAGCGAAAGCAAAAAAATTAAGAGAAATAGCCTGCGAAAAAGGAAAAAATGCAGGGAATGAGATGTTTTGTTTCAGTGAGTGA
- the dauA gene encoding C4-dicarboxylic acid transporter DauA, producing MSTKKINRLRPFSALIDSCWKEKYTATRFIKDLIAGITVGIIAIPLAMALAIASGVPPQYGLYTAAIAGIIIAVTGGSRYSVSGPTAAFVVILYPVSQQFGLSGLLVATLMSGVILLAMGFARFGKFIEYIPVSVTLGFTSGIAITIATMQIKDFFGLQMAHVPENYVDKLIAIGNTFPTFQYSDTLIGLSTLLVLIFWPKLKLKLPGHLPALIVGTFVMWVLSLFGMEVATIGSEFSYLLPDGTEGNGIPHILPQFILPWELPGSAPINWAMITALMPAAFSMAVLGAIESLLCAVVLDNMTGTKHHSNSELIGQGVGNIAAPFFGGITATAAIARSAANVRAGATSPISAIIHSILVILTLLVLAPMLSYLPLAAMSALLLIVAWNMSAAGKVVYLIKRAPKDDIIVLMLCMSLTVLFDMVIAITVGIVLASLLFMRRIANMTRSTQLPETDEEQSRLVVRINGPLFFAAAERIFDELRVKSAGYKTIIMQWDAVPVLDAGGLEAFEKFIDAVRQDTHILICDIPFQPLKTLARAKVTPIEGVLSFYNSIDHAIEAVKAIEQAGSIDTEKPTTP from the coding sequence ATGAGTACAAAAAAAATTAATAGGTTGCGCCCTTTTAGTGCGCTAATAGATTCTTGTTGGAAAGAAAAATATACGGCTACCCGCTTCATTAAGGATTTAATCGCGGGTATTACCGTGGGTATTATCGCTATCCCCCTCGCGATGGCTTTGGCTATCGCTAGCGGTGTTCCGCCACAATATGGGCTATATACTGCGGCTATTGCTGGGATCATCATTGCGGTAACCGGTGGCTCTCGCTATAGCGTTTCCGGCCCCACCGCTGCTTTCGTGGTGATCCTCTACCCAGTCTCTCAACAATTTGGGTTGAGTGGGTTATTAGTCGCCACGCTGATGTCCGGTGTCATACTCCTTGCAATGGGGTTTGCTCGCTTTGGTAAGTTTATTGAATACATCCCCGTTTCTGTCACTCTAGGCTTTACGTCGGGAATTGCTATCACCATTGCCACTATGCAGATTAAAGATTTCTTTGGCTTGCAAATGGCGCATGTCCCAGAAAACTATGTTGATAAGCTCATTGCTATTGGCAATACCTTCCCCACGTTTCAATACAGTGACACACTAATTGGTCTTTCAACCCTTTTGGTACTTATTTTCTGGCCTAAATTAAAATTAAAACTTCCCGGTCATTTACCCGCTCTTATTGTCGGGACTTTCGTCATGTGGGTGCTTTCATTATTTGGTATGGAAGTCGCAACAATCGGCTCTGAATTTAGCTATTTATTACCTGATGGTACTGAAGGTAATGGTATTCCTCATATCCTACCGCAGTTTATTTTGCCGTGGGAACTCCCCGGAAGTGCACCAATTAACTGGGCGATGATCACCGCATTAATGCCTGCAGCATTTTCTATGGCGGTACTTGGTGCAATTGAGTCACTGTTATGTGCCGTAGTATTAGACAACATGACAGGAACCAAGCACCATTCCAATAGTGAACTTATTGGCCAAGGTGTGGGGAATATTGCGGCGCCTTTTTTTGGTGGGATCACCGCAACTGCTGCAATAGCCCGCTCTGCAGCTAACGTTCGTGCAGGTGCAACATCCCCTATTTCTGCAATTATTCACTCAATACTGGTGATACTTACATTATTAGTTCTTGCACCAATGCTATCTTATCTGCCATTAGCCGCTATGTCTGCATTACTATTGATTGTGGCTTGGAACATGAGTGCAGCAGGCAAAGTCGTTTACCTGATTAAACGTGCGCCAAAAGATGACATTATTGTATTAATGCTGTGCATGTCCTTAACCGTTCTATTTGATATGGTTATTGCCATCACTGTCGGTATTGTTCTCGCATCTTTATTATTTATGCGTCGTATTGCCAATATGACCCGTTCAACGCAACTACCAGAAACAGATGAAGAACAAAGCCGCTTAGTTGTAAGAATTAACGGCCCGTTATTTTTCGCAGCGGCAGAACGTATTTTTGATGAATTACGTGTCAAAAGCGCAGGCTATAAAACGATTATTATGCAATGGGACGCAGTGCCTGTGTTGGATGCGGGGGGCTTAGAAGCTTTCGAAAAATTCATAGATGCCGTGCGCCAAGATACCCATATCTTAATTTGTGACATCCCATTCCAGCCATTAAAAACATTGGCAAGAGCAAAAGTGACACCTATTGAAGGCGTGCTAAGTTTTTATAACTCAATAGATCATGCAATTGAAGCCGTTAAAGCTATCGAACAAGCGGGATCTATCGATACAGAAAAGCCAACAACACCTTAA
- a CDS encoding helix-turn-helix domain-containing protein — MINLNKLLLISQENMLFPVDNIDILLNHLGLIMPLINTLPNVTFFVKDHNAKYVLANDNLATRCKIDSVNHLVGKGAEDIFHSELGQSYSSQDYLVMEKKISVINKLELHLYKAGLLGWCLTTKVPIFNTRNQVIGVAGISVDLQDVKSVSPKLNNQLSRVERYISEHFDIAIKMTTLAEISGLSLSQLNRQFKAIFLITPQQYIQKMRLEHAIALLEDDFSITEISSKCAYADHSAFCRKFKEMTTMTPSQFKRMRSRIDKQKILA, encoded by the coding sequence ATGATCAATCTAAATAAATTGCTGTTGATTAGTCAGGAAAACATGCTATTTCCCGTTGATAATATTGATATTTTATTAAACCATTTAGGTTTGATTATGCCACTCATTAATACCTTGCCAAATGTGACCTTTTTTGTGAAAGACCATAATGCAAAGTATGTTTTGGCCAATGATAATTTAGCCACCCGCTGTAAAATCGACAGTGTTAACCATCTCGTAGGTAAAGGTGCTGAGGATATTTTTCATTCAGAACTCGGCCAAAGCTATAGTTCTCAAGATTATTTAGTGATGGAAAAGAAAATTAGCGTCATTAATAAGCTTGAACTGCACCTGTATAAAGCAGGTTTGTTGGGATGGTGTTTAACAACTAAAGTTCCTATTTTTAATACACGTAACCAAGTTATTGGGGTTGCAGGAATTTCAGTGGATTTACAAGATGTCAAATCGGTCAGCCCTAAACTGAATAACCAACTTAGCCGTGTTGAGCGCTATATCAGTGAACATTTTGATATTGCGATAAAAATGACAACGCTTGCAGAAATATCTGGCCTTTCGCTTTCTCAATTAAACCGCCAATTTAAAGCGATTTTTTTGATAACCCCTCAACAATATATTCAAAAGATGCGGCTGGAACATGCTATTGCACTGCTCGAAGATGATTTTTCAATTACTGAAATTTCCAGTAAATGTGCTTACGCTGATCACAGCGCTTTTTGTCGAAAGTTCAAAGAAATGACCACAATGACACCTAGCCAATTCAAGCGAATGCGTTCACGAATCGATAAACAAAAGATATTAGCGTGA